The segment ATTCCCTTAGCTTATTTGCAAAGTCCCCTCCGCCATTGATAAGCACTATTTTTTCATTGGATTTGGCCAGGTATTCGCATAGCCTATCGGTATGCTCTGGAAATAAACTGCCACCAATTTTTACTACCGTCAGCATTAAAATCATCTATAATAGTTTTAAGTGTCCCGTCAGTTCATCAAGTTTATCATCGGGGTATGGGCCGACACCGACACATGTCTTGGTATTGGATTCTATCTGTGTATGTCCGGCATCTGTTATCAGTGCACATGGAATTCCTTCAAATTTGATTTTTCCATATAACTCCAGTAAATCTTTTTCGGACGGTACTTTCAGGACTACCTTTTTCTGGCCGGTTAATTCCCATTTTCTTATGCGTAATTTGTCAGCCTTCTTGTATGCTGCCAGGCAGGCATGACATGCTTGTGCGGCAATTTTTCCCTTGCCCATCTTCAAATCAGTTCTCATTAATATTACTTGTTTCATATTAAACTTCCCATTATCGGATCTTTTTGTTTCAATCTATTTCCTATTCGTGACGTGTCTACGCTATACACTTCCATCTGTGGTATGATGACACGGACAACAGGGATATCTATGTCCCTTGTTAGGTTTACATAGTATGCATCGGTAATGCCCGATTTTTCAAGTAATCTCATTGTTATGTCAATATCCTCTTTAAATGAATCTGATGACCTGTCGGGTATGTCCTCCAGGTTGATTGTCTTCTCGGACTTTCTAAACCAGTGTTTGTTGAGTCTTTTCATCCGTTCATATCCCGTTTGACGTAGCAGATTTGCTCTTGTAGTATCCTCACGTGTTCCATGTATCTGCGTAGCCCTGCTTTGAGCCACTTCTGTTATTGCTCTTATTGCCGCTATATCCGGGTCCAGGTGTGTTCCAATACCCAGCGTTAATAATGCTGGATCTTTCAGTGTCAAATCCTCCGATACTGCTGCTATTGTAGGTATCTGATTTTCTATAGTCAAGTCAAGTAGTTTTATGGAGACATTATTGTTTTCGAATTTCTCCAGTAATTCCAGGATATATTCGTTATCCGTATTTTCACAGTTGATTTCGGCTTTATCCTCCTTGAATACTTCAAAAAAGCTCCAGGCATCCCTTTCAACCACTTCCATCAGTCCATGAAATATAGCTTCTTCCAATGCGTTTCCCGAGGCCAGACCATTTGTATTTGATAAGTGTATATGATGCACTCCCTTTGAATTATATGGATGATAAACGGCATTTGATGGAACATACACTTCCTTTTGTGTCTTTATGGAAGTTGCCTTGGTCCATTCAATCTCTTCATCATGATAAGAATCCTTCGGAAGAATCAATTCTTCAGGATCAATACAATCAGCCGGATTATATCTTTTTATTATGTTTTCATCCGTTTCCTGTTGTTCGGCAGAATATCTTTCGATTGCTTCCATTATTGAGGATACCTTTGCATGAATGTCTGTCGGACCTTTGCCGGCGTATACGCTAACTGCACCTTCTTCTGCCAGTGGCCTTACGGATGTATAGACTGGTATGTTTAGTCTGTCAAGATGGGTTATCTTGCTTGTTCTTGTAAGACCTATATCCATTGTGATATCCGATATTTTATCCAATGTCTCTTCTGGTAGATTGGTCCGATGTGTTGATTTCTTATATTTAATTGGAGCCTCGTTTAACATATAAATCAATATCTATTTTTTTAATTTTTTTCTTTTGTTTATTAATTACTATCTTTATCGTTGATTGTTGATAAAACTTTTTAGACAACCGGGTTGTGATGTCAAAAGGTGTGATGATTTTTCATATATGTCCTATTGTTCACGTGCATGAACAAAAAATAATTAAAAAAATTAAAGGGGGGTTTAGTGGATATAAGCAGATAGTGTTAATAATCCGGATATTACAATACTTATAAGCCATATCGGTAGGTTCCAACTTATAACCTTAGAACCATCAAGTGGTGGTATTGGAAGTAGGTTAAACAATGCTAGGAAACTGTTGATGTTAAATCCTATCACTGATAAGAAATATAGATAAACCATCATATCAATGTTGGAAAGTGTGACAAGTGGTTGAATTGATATTTGGATACCTAAGAATATCAACGCTAATATTATATTTACAATAGGCCCTGCTATTGATATCTTACCATTTTCCTCCTCGCTTATAATGCCGGTGGGAGAACCAATCATAACGGCTCCGGGTGCAAAGAATAAAAAGCCCATTAAGGCTGTTACTATTCCCAGCATAAGTCCTTTGTCTGATCTTCTAAACTCTGCATAAAATCCATATTTCTGTGCAACAAACTTATGGCCCAATTCATGCAATACGAAACCCAATCCTACCGTAACAAATGCTATTGGTATGAATAATAATAATTTATCCACTGTAATGTTGGGTCTACTGTACATAAATGAAATAATCAATGTAAGAACAATGATGGATATGGATAAGTCTATTTTTTCCTGCTTTGAAAATTTGTTCATTTAATTTTCTCTCCGTTTATTATTATCATTAATATTATTGTATATGGATATTTATATATTTATTAGTTTAAATAAGTATTAATGATGATTAGCATATTTCTAATAGGAAAATAAATAGGCTGTGACTACTTATGAAAAATAACGAATTAATAACAAAATTAAATGAAGACAACATAGATTCAATGTTTGTATATAAGCCAGAAAACATCAAATATATATCCGATTTTTATCCATCAAGCTTCGCATATTTAATCATAACTGATGAACCAGTATTATACGTAAACAGTATAGACAAGGAGGATGCTTCAAACCTATCACAGGTGGAAGTAAGGGATGTTAAGAAATTAAGCCAAATCAAAGAGGAACTAACGGGTAAAATAGCCGTTGAAGAGTCACTTGAGTTTTCCATGGCAAAGTATTTGAGTGATAATTTGAATGACTTAAGCGTCTCGGGTGTAATCGAGGATTTAAGAAAGACAAAGACTGATGAGGAAATCACCAAGATAAAAAATTCCATAGCGATAGCCGAAAATGCCATAGGGGAAATAGACTTTACAAGTACTGAAAAGTATGCGGCTGCCACGCTTGAGTTTGACATGACAATCAACGGCTCCATAAAACCTGCATTTGATACCATCGTTGCATCAGGTAAACGTTCAAGCATGCCTCATTCTGTCACGTCAATGAATCGCGTTGAAACTCCTATCGTTGTTGATTGGGGAGCAAAGTATGATCATTACTGCTCTGATATAACAAGAACATTCATTGACAGCGAACGTCAGGAGGAAATATGGAATATTGTATTGGAAGCTCAGACGGCGGCTATAAAAACTATTTGTCCCGGTGTTGAAATATCCGAGGTTGATAAGGCTGCAAGGGATGTTATAACGGAGTATGGTTATGGTGAATACTTCATTCACAGTACCGGTCATGGATTCGGGTTGGACATTCATGAGAATCCTAATGTTTCAAAGAATTCAAATGGTGTTCTTGAAGAGAATATGGTTATCACAGCAGAACCTGGTATTTATATTCCAGGGGAGTTTGGTGTCCGAATAGAGGATGATATTCTTGTTAAAAAGAATCCTAAGCAGTTAACTACATTGGATAAGAAGTTGGACTTCCTGTTATGAACTTCTTTTTTTTAACTTTTTTTCAATCATTTGTTTGATATTGTTTCATAATTATGCAAATATATTAATTATTATCATATACTCTTTTCATATTGTTGAAAATTATTTAAATAATAACAGTCATAATTAATAGTAATAACATTATGTATATGGAAATTATTAAAAAAACAAATGAATTAATAAGAAAATTAATATCCGACGATGACCTGGAGTATATGCAGGATATATTAATCCAATTGAAAATTTACCACCAGATAACAGATATTCTTACATATATCCTATTGGTTACATTAATTGTCTTTCTATTATTGTTTTTTATCTCATTGATATTCGGAGTATCGGTCTTTATAGTGCTACTGTCAACATTGCCCGTGATGCTTTTTATCAACTACCTGGTATATAAAAAGCAAAAACGATTAGATTCAATAGAAGAGGACTTGCCCGATTACCTGTTACAGGTTGCATCACTATTAAATGCAGGTATGGCACTTGAATCATCCTTTGATGAGATATCAAAAAATATGGACGGATACCTGAATGATGAAATCAAAAGGGCATTGATAGAAATCAGGATGGGAAAAACATTCAATGATGCATTCATGGATATTGCAGATAGGTGTGATTCATATAATCTGAACAAGGCAATTCAAATAATAATAAACACCAAGGAAAGTGGTGGAAATCTGTCTGAAATACTGATTGTTATGGCTGATGACATCAAGCAAACACAACTATTAAAAAGGAATAAAAAAACGAGTGTAATGATGTCCGTCATGTTTCTACTGGTCTCTGCTATTATAGCCACACCATTTTCCTTTGCAACAATACAGATATACACAATCTTTTTGGAATCGGTTGGAAAAACAAACTCTCTGATTGATGTAATACCAATAGCCAGCAACGGTTATATAATAATACATTCGTTATTGGTCAGCATATTGATAGCAATTGTAATGGAATCAAATTATAAAAAATGTATAAAGTGGATTGTGATAATACTGCCCTCTTCAATGGCTGTATTTTATTTTTCAAAAATGCTAATTGGAACGATATTGGGAATTTAATGGTGAAATAAATGTCTGATTTTTATTATGATAATAAAGCACAGGTATCGGCGGAGTTTATATTACTGATTGCAGGATTAATGCTAATAGTATTATTTGCCATGCATATCTATCAGCAATATCTAAGTGATTTGGCCAATCAAATAAATGATACCGAGTTGAATGAGCTGATTGATAAGATAGACAGCTTAAATGAGTACGTCTAATTGTTAAATGTCAATTTAACCGTATATTATAAGAAAAAATTGAGGGGAGGATGAGGTTCTAATCTTTAATGTATGCATCAACCAGGTTTCTTGTTTCATTAAATGCATTAACATCGATGTGTTTTGGAAGACTTCCCAATTCTCCTTCAACGTCCTTAAGAATTCCTTCTCCCGCACCTAAAAACATTCCCTCACTGGCAATTCCCATAAATTCTGATGGCGGAAGTAGACTGACGGCTACATGGTCATTATCCTTAACGGTCAAATCATTGGTTATGACGGTTATTGCACGTTTTCCCAGATTTACATTACATACCATCAAATTATCGGTTTTCTGATGTTTGCTTACACTGACAAGTTCTCCCACTACAATATCCACACCAATTACGGGATCATCTATTTCTCCCAACATCAATCTATCCGGCAAGCCCCTTATTGTATTGAAAAAGAACTTCATTTTAGATAATGGTAAATCAAGTTTTTCACGTTCTTGTCTGTTTAATTCAGACTGGAATTTCTTTGCATAATCCTCTCCACCAAGATTTTCAATAATCTCATCCATGCTTTTTAATAGATTTTCCATCTGGGGAGTTTTGGCTAACTCTTGTGGGCTAACATATGAATAGTATAACGTTTGAATATCCGGATTCATATTCTTAGCAATTAATCTTACCTGTTTCTTATTCCATGAACCCCTGAGGTTGGAACCTTCAACTACTCTTATAAAATCCTCTACGGCTTTTTCAGCTACTTTTAATCTATAATCCTTACTAGTATCCCACATATTATCGTCCTTGATTGTTCATTTAATTTAATATATTTATTCGCTTATTTTTCATTGTTATGTATATTATTTTTAATTTAAATCATATATTATTTTCTGGTTAGTGAAATTCAATTAAAGTCTATCTTTTTTTGGATTGAAAATATCAAGGTAATTATTATATATTATGTAAAATATATATTATATGTAATAGAACTTTATAAATAAAAAGTTTCAATTAGGGGATATTGAACCAATAAAATCAGTAATAGATTATATCTCATTAATTACATTTAAAATAAATAATTCGGTGATAATTTATGGTAAACTTATCAACATTTTACAACTTAAACGTTTATAACACAGAAGGAAAATTCATAGGTCAAATATGTGAAGTAGTGCTGAATATTAAAAAAGGAAGAATCTCATTTTTCAAAACAAAAGCTCTAACTCAAAATAAGGCAAGTCTAGGATTTGCAGATGTGTTAAAAAATCTGAGATTTGAACAGGAAGAAGAAAACTTGAAAGAAGTAAGTACTGAAGGTACTCTCGACATTCCATATGAACTCGTATCAGCAGTAGGCGATATCATAATCGTTGATCAAAACAAATTAACACAGTATCAAAATGAATTAAAAGCTAAAGAAGTCAAATCACAACAAGTTAAAAGGCCTGCACCTACCATTAAAAAGTAATTTCGGTGTATTTTAATGAAAATAGGCATAATAGGTTGTGGAGCAATAGCATCAGCATTGGTTGATTTTGTAGAAAAGGGTAAATTGGATGCAAATCTTCACTGTTTTTATGATTTAAGTCCAGAAAATGCTCAAAAATTAGCATCAAGAATAGATGCACAGGTAGCCTCGGATATAGATGATTTAATAGAAAAATCTGATTTGATTATGGAGGCGGCATCCCAGCAGGCAGTCATATCAAACATTCCTTATATATTGGAACATAAAAGGGATGTTGTTATAATGAGTGTGGGTGCATTGATGGATAAAGAATTTCATGACAGGATACAACAATTGGCTAAGGAAAATAAATGTAAAATATATTTACCGACAGGTGCCATAACCGGTATCGACACGGTCAATGCTGCAAATATGGGGAAAATTACCCAAGTATCACTAACCACACGTAAACCACCTGTATCATTAGGTGTCCACTTAGATGGTGAGGATGAAAAGGTACTCTTTGAAGGAAAAGCATCAGAGGCAGTTAAATTATTCCCTAAAAATATTAACGTTTCATCCACATTAAGTCTGGCATCAGGTATTGACGTTGATGTAAAAATCATTGCGGACCCAAAAATTAAAAACAATACTCATGAAATTCATCTTAAAGGTAGTTTTGGTGAATTAACCACCATCACATCAAATGTAAGTAGTAAAAACAATCCAAAAACAAGTGCACTGGCTGCTTACTCTGCTGCCAGTCTCTTAAACAAATTAAATAAAACAATACAAATTGGTTCATAGACATAATATATCATAAGATATTTTATTCATTATCACCCAATTTTACTTTTTTCTAAACCACTCTTTTTTCGGTGATTTACTTGAAATCATATGAAATCTTTTCTAATTTAAAGGTAGTTGAAGACATGCCCATAATCATCCGATTGGATGGAAGATATTTTTCCAGATATACAAAAAATTTGGAATTGGAAAAACCATTCGATACAAGATTAAGGGATATATTCATAGGAATATCCAAGGATCTAATAAGGGAGTTCAACGCCAAATACATATACACTTTCTCCGATGAAATAAACATATTGATGGACAACATACCATTCAATGGGAGAATAGAAAAGATAGATTCGGTGATGGCTTCTTATGCTGCCTCATCATTTAACAGACATCTATATATGAATGAGCAACTGTTTGAAAAGTCAGTACAATCAGACATGCTGGCATCATTTGACTCAAGAATAATAATGACACATCAAAATATTGACAATTACTTCAAATGGCGTCAGGATGAAGCATGGAGAAATTGTATTAATTCATACGCCCAGGCATTATTGAATAAAACACATGCTCCAAGACAGACGGCTGAAATATTGTATAAACTCAATAAAAAGGAGCTTCATGATTTGTTATTTGAAAACGGCATCAACATAGCCCATGTACCTGCATGGCAAAGAAGAGGAATAGCTGTGTACAAAGAAAAGTATGAAATCAGGGGGTTCAATCCTAAGGACAATAGCTCCACAATATCATATAGAAATAAAATTAAAGTTGACATGCAACTAGATTTATTTAATGGTACGAACAATATATAAACTATTAATTACTTATTTTTTGAATATAAGTTGAGGCAATAAATATGGATTTTAATAAAACATTGGCAAAACTATTAGGAAACGATAAAAGAATTAACGAAGTTCAAATAGATACAAGAGTCATCGATGAGATAATAAAAATAGCAAAAAATGCTGATCCAAAGGAGTATGTTGCTTTATTATCCGGTAAAATAAAGGATGAAATACTTAAGATAACAGGTCTGATATTTCTGCCATTTGAAGCATCAGAAAACAGTGCAGTAATGCAGGTATTCATGATGCCATTGACAACAGATGCTGTAGGTTCAATTCATAGTCACCCTGGCCCAAGCAATCGTCCATCAAATGCTGATAAAATATTTTTTGGAAAAAACGGTTATTTCCATATAATCATATGCAGGCCATATAATGAATTAACCATTGCAGGATATGATGCATTCGGTGAACCGATGCCATTTACCGTTACAGATTTGGGTGATGAAATAGAACTTAAAAGATGGGATGAATTGGATATTGATAAGGAGTTATTTGATGAGGAATTATTGGCTGAACTTGAAAGACTAGAACATGAAGAAAATAATCTTTGTGATGATAATTCTAATGAATTAAGCCAGGACACAACCGAAACATCAAATGATGTTAACCAATCCATAACCAATGAATCCAAAGTGTTAAATGATAGCCAAAATAAAATATCAAATAAAGATAATTCGGATGATAAGTATTATATTAACTCAACATCAAGTAAAAAACAGCAAAACGATAATCTTGAAGATAATTCAAAAAGTATAGGTGAAAACAT is part of the Methanosphaera sp. BMS genome and harbors:
- the pth2 gene encoding aminoacyl-tRNA hydrolase, whose protein sequence is MKQVILMRTDLKMGKGKIAAQACHACLAAYKKADKLRIRKWELTGQKKVVLKVPSEKDLLELYGKIKFEGIPCALITDAGHTQIESNTKTCVGVGPYPDDKLDELTGHLKLL
- a CDS encoding YcaO-related McrA-glycine thioamidation protein — protein: MLNEAPIKYKKSTHRTNLPEETLDKISDITMDIGLTRTSKITHLDRLNIPVYTSVRPLAEEGAVSVYAGKGPTDIHAKVSSIMEAIERYSAEQQETDENIIKRYNPADCIDPEELILPKDSYHDEEIEWTKATSIKTQKEVYVPSNAVYHPYNSKGVHHIHLSNTNGLASGNALEEAIFHGLMEVVERDAWSFFEVFKEDKAEINCENTDNEYILELLEKFENNNVSIKLLDLTIENQIPTIAAVSEDLTLKDPALLTLGIGTHLDPDIAAIRAITEVAQSRATQIHGTREDTTRANLLRQTGYERMKRLNKHWFRKSEKTINLEDIPDRSSDSFKEDIDITMRLLEKSGITDAYYVNLTRDIDIPVVRVIIPQMEVYSVDTSRIGNRLKQKDPIMGSLI
- a CDS encoding site-2 protease family protein; this encodes MNKFSKQEKIDLSISIIVLTLIISFMYSRPNITVDKLLLFIPIAFVTVGLGFVLHELGHKFVAQKYGFYAEFRRSDKGLMLGIVTALMGFLFFAPGAVMIGSPTGIISEEENGKISIAGPIVNIILALIFLGIQISIQPLVTLSNIDMMVYLYFLSVIGFNINSFLALFNLLPIPPLDGSKVISWNLPIWLISIVISGLLTLSAYIH
- a CDS encoding Xaa-Pro peptidase family protein, whose amino-acid sequence is MKNNELITKLNEDNIDSMFVYKPENIKYISDFYPSSFAYLIITDEPVLYVNSIDKEDASNLSQVEVRDVKKLSQIKEELTGKIAVEESLEFSMAKYLSDNLNDLSVSGVIEDLRKTKTDEEITKIKNSIAIAENAIGEIDFTSTEKYAAATLEFDMTINGSIKPAFDTIVASGKRSSMPHSVTSMNRVETPIVVDWGAKYDHYCSDITRTFIDSERQEEIWNIVLEAQTAAIKTICPGVEISEVDKAARDVITEYGYGEYFIHSTGHGFGLDIHENPNVSKNSNGVLEENMVITAEPGIYIPGEFGVRIEDDILVKKNPKQLTTLDKKLDFLL
- a CDS encoding type II secretion system F family protein — protein: MYMEIIKKTNELIRKLISDDDLEYMQDILIQLKIYHQITDILTYILLVTLIVFLLLFFISLIFGVSVFIVLLSTLPVMLFINYLVYKKQKRLDSIEEDLPDYLLQVASLLNAGMALESSFDEISKNMDGYLNDEIKRALIEIRMGKTFNDAFMDIADRCDSYNLNKAIQIIINTKESGGNLSEILIVMADDIKQTQLLKRNKKTSVMMSVMFLLVSAIIATPFSFATIQIYTIFLESVGKTNSLIDVIPIASNGYIIIHSLLVSILIAIVMESNYKKCIKWIVIILPSSMAVFYFSKMLIGTILGI
- a CDS encoding class III signal peptide-containing protein, whose amino-acid sequence is MSDFYYDNKAQVSAEFILLIAGLMLIVLFAMHIYQQYLSDLANQINDTELNELIDKIDSLNEYV
- a CDS encoding tRNA-binding protein translates to MWDTSKDYRLKVAEKAVEDFIRVVEGSNLRGSWNKKQVRLIAKNMNPDIQTLYYSYVSPQELAKTPQMENLLKSMDEIIENLGGEDYAKKFQSELNRQEREKLDLPLSKMKFFFNTIRGLPDRLMLGEIDDPVIGVDIVVGELVSVSKHQKTDNLMVCNVNLGKRAITVITNDLTVKDNDHVAVSLLPPSEFMGIASEGMFLGAGEGILKDVEGELGSLPKHIDVNAFNETRNLVDAYIKD
- a CDS encoding PRC-barrel domain-containing protein, encoding MVNLSTFYNLNVYNTEGKFIGQICEVVLNIKKGRISFFKTKALTQNKASLGFADVLKNLRFEQEEENLKEVSTEGTLDIPYELVSAVGDIIIVDQNKLTQYQNELKAKEVKSQQVKRPAPTIKK
- a CDS encoding aspartate dehydrogenase, which translates into the protein MKIGIIGCGAIASALVDFVEKGKLDANLHCFYDLSPENAQKLASRIDAQVASDIDDLIEKSDLIMEAASQQAVISNIPYILEHKRDVVIMSVGALMDKEFHDRIQQLAKENKCKIYLPTGAITGIDTVNAANMGKITQVSLTTRKPPVSLGVHLDGEDEKVLFEGKASEAVKLFPKNINVSSTLSLASGIDVDVKIIADPKIKNNTHEIHLKGSFGELTTITSNVSSKNNPKTSALAAYSAASLLNKLNKTIQIGS
- a CDS encoding tRNA(His) guanylyltransferase Thg1 family protein — translated: MKSYEIFSNLKVVEDMPIIIRLDGRYFSRYTKNLELEKPFDTRLRDIFIGISKDLIREFNAKYIYTFSDEINILMDNIPFNGRIEKIDSVMASYAASSFNRHLYMNEQLFEKSVQSDMLASFDSRIIMTHQNIDNYFKWRQDEAWRNCINSYAQALLNKTHAPRQTAEILYKLNKKELHDLLFENGINIAHVPAWQRRGIAVYKEKYEIRGFNPKDNSSTISYRNKIKVDMQLDLFNGTNNI
- a CDS encoding Mov34/MPN/PAD-1 family protein, which translates into the protein MDFNKTLAKLLGNDKRINEVQIDTRVIDEIIKIAKNADPKEYVALLSGKIKDEILKITGLIFLPFEASENSAVMQVFMMPLTTDAVGSIHSHPGPSNRPSNADKIFFGKNGYFHIIICRPYNELTIAGYDAFGEPMPFTVTDLGDEIELKRWDELDIDKELFDEELLAELERLEHEENNLCDDNSNELSQDTTETSNDVNQSITNESKVLNDSQNKISNKDNSDDKYYINSTSSKKQQNDNLEDNSKSIGENMNNKNNEEKEVKNPEVIEPQVPKTVNLQIEAGGKVIEKVLPLPPEYEIGDELIVDVRTDRTPGDNIDEILLSVKKSPENLAKMEEVQNIDGKSTDEIDKEIQQMEADIQRLKEENERLRKNNG